The sequence GAGAGCTAGAGGAAGGAATGTGCGGTATATCCGTCCCTATCAAGAGTCACGATAATCGGACCATTGCTGCTATAAATTTAACAATGGCTCCGAGCCGCGCAGCTGAACCTGGAGTTTTGGATGAACTTCTTGACCATTTGCAGCAAACCGCTAATAGCATCAATATGAGCTTGAGTGACAATCGGTCTTGATATTGCGGTCATCCGTGCCAGCAGTCCTGCAACCAGCCTGGCCGGCGTCATGTCGCATTAGGCCGAGCCTCATTTCGTGCTTTCTAATTCGCAGGATTGAAACAACACGGCACCGCGCTATTGATGGTGGCGGTTGGTCCCACCGTCGAATCAATTTTACCTCGCCGGTGGTGCCGCGCTAACGCCACGCCTCACCGGAGAATGCAGACTCTTTTAGTAATCATTGGACGCTTCCTGTCCGAACGCGAACCGGAAAACACCGCCGAGCTCAGACCAAGATGGCCTGCAGTCTTCAATAGATAGATCGCTCAGAGCCGCGCTCCTTTCGGCATGATGTACCCAGTAATTTGCAGAATATAAGCCCGCGCTGTCCTGTGGATCCGAGGCAAAAGCGCGGTCGATAAGCTCAGGAATGCACAGTTTAAGCCAGATTGGCTTTGGATCAATGTTCGAGGAAGCCGCGCAGATCGCTGGTAAACTTGACCGGGTTCTTGAACATCAAGAAGTGATCGCCCTGCTCGGCCTTGCTGTAGACGAACAACTGCGACTGAGGGACTGTCTTGTGGATCCAGCGCTGGCTTGGCAGATTGTTGCTGTAGTCGCCCGAGAAAATTGCCACCGGGACGTCGATCTTGTGTTGGATAACATCGCGCCAGTCATTGACGATGTGGTTGAACAATACCCGGCCCACCGCCTTCGGGTCGTTCTTGATGAAGTGTTGTGCAAAGCTTGCAGAGTTCTCGTAATAGGGCGAATCCATCAGCGGTGCACGCTCCCACGGCACCAGATCAGTGACCAGGGCATTGAGCGGCTTGCCGCCGGTGAAACCATCGACCATGCGCTCCGGCGATGTGGTGGTGCCGCCCGCATCCAGTCGTTCTTGCTCCGACCAGTCCACGTGCGAGTAGATCGATACCGGCTCGTCCACAAAGACTGCCTTGTCGATGCGGGAGGTACCGAACAGATCAATGTAACCCCACAGCACCGAGGCGCCCATCGACCAGCCCGCGTAGTTGGCCTTATCGAGCTTGAGATGATCGGATAGCTCTTTCAGATCCATCGAGAATCGCGAGATCCGGCCACCGTGCTCCACGCGCTGGGACAAGCCCTGGTTGCGCGGATCCATCACGTAGACGTGGTAATCCCGACTGAGCAGATACATCACATTGATGTATTCAGCGCCATTAGCCGACCAGCCCGGAACGAATACCAACGGCTCGCCCTCGCCGGCCTCCCAATAGGAGATCCTGACATCGTCAGAGGTAGTGAATGAATTGATCTGCAACCCTTGGAAGTCCGAGAGTTTGGTAGGCAAACCGTCGATCTTGTTGGGGAAATTGTAGTCCTGGCCGAGGACCTTCAGCGCCGATTCGGCCAAAGCATTGCCGGCCAGCGTTAGACCAACAGCGCATACGGTTGCGAGCATGGAAGTACGCATGGAAGTTTCCTCTGGGCTTGGATGGATAGTAGGCCCGTTTGAAGCGCTACTTCGAGTCTGGACGCGCCCTGCATGGAGCAAGACACCGTTTGCCCTAACACAAAGGCGTGCCGCAACCAGGGTGCGTAGCGAAGAAGCTGACACTGGCGACCCCGTACGAGTATTGACCGTGCAAACGCAAAAAAGCCGCGCATGTATCAAGCGGCAAAGGGAACATTTTCAAAGGTGTGTCACGCATCGATCGTCGAAACGCAACCAGCCGAGTTCAGCTGTCCTTGCGTTGCTCTGACGTTACCGTGGCGTGGGCCCGATGTGAGTCGGTAGATGCCTGATTGACGACGGCCCGCTCAGTGGCGGCGTTATGAGCCTGATCTTGTAGCGCTGAAAAATGAGCGACGAATGCAGGCGATTCTTCAGCAAAGGAAACGGGCGACAGTATCAGGGCGCAAGCGGCAAGCGCAGCTGCGGATAGGGTATTGCGGGTCATATGAGTTGCCTCTCGGTGCGCTGTGGCGTGGAACGTAAGGCAAGCTTAGGACCTCCCCGGAATTGGAAACAGGCAGCTACGGATAAAGCACCGTTACGTCGCACGCAATAACAGTTATGGCTCGCGGCCGTGCCTAGCGGAACGCCCCTAGTCGTCTCGCTTGGATGCGTGCCTCGATGCATGGCTTGACCCGTAATGTGCCCGGAGATGCAGAGAACACCGACGCTACGCTTTCGCGCTTTCCCACTTCACCGACTGGTATCAAGCCAGAACACATCCCCTTTCGCGCTCAGGCTGGACATGCGGGACCTGACCGCTCGGCACAGAGAGTAAGAAACACAATGGACATGTTGCATGCGATGAGGGCGTTTGTTCGGGTCGCTGACGCTGGTAGTTTCACTGCGGCGGCGCTGCAGTCCGATACGTCAACCGCTCAGGTCTCTCGATTGGTTTCAGAGTTGGAGAATCATCTGCAAGCGCGTCTTTTGCACCGCACAACCCGGCGATTGGCATTGACGGAAGCGGGCGAGCGCTTTCTGGAGCAATGCCGAGCGATTCTCGATCAGGTTGAACAGGCGCGAGCCGAAGCAGGCGGTGCGCACCTGATACCCAAAGGTCACCTACGGGTGCACTCGATCATTGGCCTTGGTATTCAGCTGTTAGCGACACTCGCCGGCCGTTACAACGAGATTTACCCCAACGTAAACCTGGAGCTGCTGCTGTCCCAGCGCCAACCCGATCCGTTGGAAGACAACCTCGATGTGATCATTACCCTCTCGCGCGAACTGCCAGATTCCGAGCTGATCGCGCAGCAGCTGGGCACAGTGCTCCACGTGGTCTGTGCCTCGCCCGCCTACCTCAGGCAACATGGCGCGCCGAAGGCACCGGCCGATCTTGAGAATCACAAATGCCTTCGCCTTGCCGATCCGGTGTTCAGCGATAGCTGGAACTTCATCGTTAACGATGCAGAGCTGCCTGTTTGGCCCGGCAATACCTTTAAGGTGAACGTTGCAGAGGCAATGAGCAGCGCCGCCGAGGCGGGAATGGGCATTTGTATGTTGCCAGATTATGTCGCCGTCCCTGCGCTACAACGCGGCTCACTAGTGCGACTGCTTCCTCACTACCATCTGCATGAAAAATACATCTATGCGCTCTACCCATCGCGGCGCTTCCTCGACGCCAAGGTGAAGACCTGGGTGGACTTCCTCAAGCAGGAGCTACCGCAAGCCTTTGAGGGTTACCACAAGGTGCTGCAGAACCCTGAATACTGGGCCTGATCATTGTTACAGATTCGGTAAGGCTTCCTCTCGCTGGCCGCTATTTTTCCGCCCCCCGCCAAACTTTACGATTTGTTTCAGAGACATGACGCGGTTGATTTTTTTAATCCCGCTACAAGTCGTGCGATTGATTGCTCCTTTAAATCGTCCGACACGTGTCCCTTTCGGCTGCCTCACTCGTTGGCAGCCTGTTTTATTCCGAGCGCACGCCAGAAACCTCTGGCGTGCCTCAACTTACGAAGAGGTCACCATGAAAAAACTTATCTGGATTGCCAGTTTGTCTCTGTTCGCACAACTGGCCGCTGCCGCACCACAAGCTACGCCGTACCACTATGGCGACGATCTCGACATCGCTAAGGTCATTTCCGTGAATGTGCCCAACGGTGGATGTTCAGTGGTTGAAGCCACGATGACCTATCTTGATTCTCGCGGCGAGACCCATGTAATGACTTACCTGCGCCAGGGCGCTGACTGCAACGACTACTAGATATCACCTCCTTTCTCTAGCACCACCGCCGGTAAATATGGCAACCGAGCGCTGGCAGGATGACCACAACCTGGACAGCTTCAGCTTGGTAACGGACCGGTCCCGCTGGTTGGGTTAGATGTTTGCAAACCGACTACCGCGACACAGCAGTTAGCCCTGTCATTTCGTAGCGTGCAACGCGGCGTTCGCGCCTTGTGGTCGGCGGGTTCGTTGGGCACGCGGCCGGATGGAACTGGCCGGGCCTGCAGGCAACCCATCGATAAGCTAAAAGGCGAGACTGCCGATCTCTTGCACGTCGGTGGCAGCAGTTGGATGCCGCTGTTTTGATGGGTTTGGGCTTTGTTGTCCTTTGAACGGCGAGCCGTCGTTCCGCAGGCGCAGGCCTGCGAAACGACAATAGGTGAAGGCCAACCGCTGCAGCCTAGATCAGCGGGCGGGCTGCTTCTCTTTGAGTGGCACGGAAGAGCTGACCGGCAAGGACCCGGGCGCCCGTTTCATCGTCAGCAGCAGATGCGCGGCGAGGCCGAAGATCAGTCCCCAAAATGCCGCGGCAGACCGAGCAACGACATGCCCGACGCGGTGACCAGGAAGGTGATCAACGCCGCCTCTCGGCCCTCCGGCACTGACATGGCCGTACTCAGCGCACCGCCGATGGCGGCCAGCAGTGCAAGCCCGGCCAATGCCGCAATCAGCGCGGCGGGAAACGCCGTGAATATCGAAACCAGCGTGGCGCCGAAGATACCCAACAGCAGATAGAACACCCCACCGGAAATACCAGCGATGTAGCGCTTGCCAGGGTCTTCGTGGGATTCCTTGCCAGTGCAGATCGCTGCCGTGATTGCTGCCAGGTTCAACCCATGACAACCGAAGGGCGCGAGTAGCAGGCTGCCCAGCGCGCTGCTGCTGATCAGCGGGCTCGCAGGCGTCGGGTAGCCGTCGTTGCGCAGCACGGCCATGCCAGGCACGAACTGGCCAGTTAGTGACACCATCACCAACGGAAACGCAACGCCAAGGATGACCTGCCAGCTGAACTCCGCGGTGATCCAGAC is a genomic window of Stutzerimonas stutzeri containing:
- a CDS encoding alpha/beta fold hydrolase, coding for MRTSMLATVCAVGLTLAGNALAESALKVLGQDYNFPNKIDGLPTKLSDFQGLQINSFTTSDDVRISYWEAGEGEPLVFVPGWSANGAEYINVMYLLSRDYHVYVMDPRNQGLSQRVEHGGRISRFSMDLKELSDHLKLDKANYAGWSMGASVLWGYIDLFGTSRIDKAVFVDEPVSIYSHVDWSEQERLDAGGTTTSPERMVDGFTGGKPLNALVTDLVPWERAPLMDSPYYENSASFAQHFIKNDPKAVGRVLFNHIVNDWRDVIQHKIDVPVAIFSGDYSNNLPSQRWIHKTVPQSQLFVYSKAEQGDHFLMFKNPVKFTSDLRGFLEH
- a CDS encoding LysR family transcriptional regulator translates to MDMLHAMRAFVRVADAGSFTAAALQSDTSTAQVSRLVSELENHLQARLLHRTTRRLALTEAGERFLEQCRAILDQVEQARAEAGGAHLIPKGHLRVHSIIGLGIQLLATLAGRYNEIYPNVNLELLLSQRQPDPLEDNLDVIITLSRELPDSELIAQQLGTVLHVVCASPAYLRQHGAPKAPADLENHKCLRLADPVFSDSWNFIVNDAELPVWPGNTFKVNVAEAMSSAAEAGMGICMLPDYVAVPALQRGSLVRLLPHYHLHEKYIYALYPSRRFLDAKVKTWVDFLKQELPQAFEGYHKVLQNPEYWA
- a CDS encoding DUF2790 domain-containing protein; translated protein: MKKLIWIASLSLFAQLAAAAPQATPYHYGDDLDIAKVISVNVPNGGCSVVEATMTYLDSRGETHVMTYLRQGADCNDY